In Geobacillus kaustophilus, a genomic segment contains:
- a CDS encoding GntR family transcriptional regulator yields the protein MPKYEQISNEIRRRIKEGVYSPDEPIPDEISLAEEFGCSRMTVKRALDVLVSEGLLYRKRGHGTFIVKSAMLDGLVNVVSNETLGLTSLLKGRKVTSKIITFEVLFPSDEVAAHLCIDMNTPVYHLIRLRNVDGEPYVIERTYMPVHLISGLNETVLHGSIYRYITQELGLTIGGSHRKIRADKPNELDRQYLQCAPDDPVLELEQVGFLNNGEPFEYSFSRHRYDKFVFVTVSTRR from the coding sequence ATGCCGAAATATGAGCAAATTTCTAACGAAATACGTAGACGAATTAAAGAGGGAGTGTATTCCCCAGATGAGCCGATTCCTGATGAAATCTCGCTCGCCGAGGAGTTTGGCTGCAGCCGGATGACCGTGAAACGAGCGCTTGATGTGCTCGTATCCGAAGGGCTGTTGTATCGAAAGCGCGGCCATGGCACGTTTATTGTCAAATCGGCCATGCTTGACGGGCTTGTCAACGTTGTCAGCAACGAAACACTTGGCTTGACGAGTTTATTGAAGGGGCGAAAGGTGACAAGCAAAATCATTACGTTCGAAGTATTGTTTCCATCCGATGAAGTAGCGGCCCATTTGTGCATCGACATGAACACACCGGTGTACCACTTAATCCGGCTGCGCAATGTCGATGGGGAGCCGTACGTCATTGAACGGACGTATATGCCCGTCCATTTGATTTCAGGACTCAATGAAACGGTGCTTCATGGTTCGATTTATCGTTACATCACTCAGGAGCTCGGCTTAACGATTGGGGGGTCGCACCGAAAGATCCGCGCGGATAAGCCGAATGAGCTTGATCGTCAATACTTGCAATGCGCGCCCGACGATCCGGTGTTGGAATTGGAGCAGGTTGGTTTTTTGAACAATGGAGAGCCGTTCGAATATTCGTTTTCTCGCCATCGGTATGACAAGTTCGTATTTGTCACCGTCAGCACCCGCCGCTAA
- a CDS encoding glycoside hydrolase family 1 protein, with translation MEQQSKQPITYRFPAGFWWGSATSATQIEGAANEGGKGKNIWDHWYEQEPHRFFHGVGPEVTSDFYHRYKEDIALMKEIGHNSFRFSISWSRLIPDGAGEVNPEAVRFYNAVIDELLANGIEPFINLYHFDMPLAMQNIGGWENREVIDAYARYASLCFRLFGDRVKKWFTHNEPIVPVEGGYLYDFHYPNVVDFRRAVQVAYHTMIAHAKAVAAFRKAAIPGGKIGIILNLTPSYPRSQHPADVKAAHIADLLFNRSFLDPAVKGEYPQDLIELLAEHGFLPVTEANDRELIKENTIDLLGINYYQPRRVKAKEHMPNLDAPFLPERFFDYYAMPGRKMNPYRGWEIYEKGIYDILINIKENYGNIECFISENGMGVEGEERFRDENGMIHDDYRIEFIREHLKWVHRAIEEGANVKGYHLWTFMDNWSWTNAYKNRYGLVAVDLDNHLKRTIKKSGYWLKTVAENNGF, from the coding sequence ATGGAACAACAATCGAAGCAACCAATCACCTATCGCTTCCCTGCCGGATTTTGGTGGGGAAGTGCGACATCCGCGACGCAAATCGAAGGAGCGGCAAACGAAGGCGGGAAAGGGAAGAACATTTGGGATCATTGGTATGAACAAGAGCCTCATCGCTTTTTTCATGGCGTCGGCCCAGAAGTGACATCCGATTTTTATCATCGCTACAAAGAGGATATTGCTTTAATGAAGGAGATCGGCCATAATTCATTTCGGTTTTCTATTTCATGGTCGCGTTTGATTCCGGATGGGGCCGGTGAGGTCAATCCAGAGGCGGTGCGGTTTTACAACGCGGTCATCGATGAATTGCTGGCAAACGGGATTGAACCTTTTATAAATTTATACCATTTTGATATGCCGCTGGCGATGCAAAACATTGGAGGATGGGAAAATCGCGAGGTTATCGATGCTTATGCTCGCTATGCCAGCCTTTGTTTTCGACTGTTTGGCGATCGGGTGAAAAAATGGTTTACGCACAATGAACCCATTGTCCCCGTAGAAGGCGGGTATTTGTATGATTTCCACTATCCGAATGTAGTTGACTTTCGCCGCGCCGTGCAGGTGGCTTACCATACGATGATCGCCCATGCCAAAGCGGTTGCCGCCTTCCGCAAAGCAGCGATACCAGGCGGAAAAATCGGCATTATTTTGAATTTAACGCCGTCTTATCCGCGCAGCCAACATCCGGCTGATGTGAAAGCGGCGCATATTGCTGATTTGTTGTTTAACCGCAGCTTCCTCGATCCCGCGGTGAAAGGAGAGTACCCGCAAGATTTGATTGAGCTGTTGGCTGAACACGGCTTTTTGCCCGTGACGGAAGCTAACGATCGCGAACTCATCAAAGAAAATACGATTGATTTGCTTGGCATCAACTACTATCAGCCGCGCCGCGTCAAGGCGAAGGAACATATGCCGAATCTAGACGCCCCGTTTTTGCCGGAACGGTTCTTCGATTATTATGCCATGCCGGGGCGGAAAATGAACCCGTATCGCGGTTGGGAAATTTATGAAAAAGGCATTTATGATATTTTAATCAATATCAAGGAAAACTATGGAAACATTGAGTGCTTTATTTCCGAAAACGGTATGGGCGTCGAAGGGGAAGAACGGTTCCGTGATGAAAACGGCATGATTCATGACGATTATCGGATTGAATTCATTCGCGAGCATTTAAAATGGGTGCATCGCGCCATCGAAGAAGGAGCCAATGTGAAAGGCTATCACCTTTGGACGTTCATGGACAACTGGTCGTGGACCAATGCCTATAAAAACCGGTACGGATTGGTCGCTGTTGACCTGGACAATCATTTGAAACGGACGATCAAAAAGAGCGGCTACTGGTTGAAAACAGTGGCGGAAAACAATGGATTTTAA
- the celB gene encoding PTS cellobiose transporter subunit IIC — translation MNQTLFEKLSKVLVPIAGKLNNSRYLQVLRDAFMLAFPLTIFGSIAVVIANLPFLDKVMGENSLNTLKEMLGVAPNATMGVMTIFVVFGIGYYLSKSYEVEGIFGGAIALASFLLLTPFVLQVEGKEAVQGVIPLDRLGAKGMFLGMITAFVAGEIYRKIVQKNITIKMPSGVPPAVAKSFAALIPAVVTLTFFLVVNIIVTQIFKTNMHDVIYNAVQAPLVGLGSGIVPTLIAIFVTQILWFFGLHGQIIINSVMDPIWNTLSLENLNAYTKTGEVPHVVSKQFIEIYTVGMGGTGMTLAVIFAILLFMKSKQMKQVAKLGLGPGIFNVNEPIIFGLPVVMNPLVIVPWILAPMVVTLVTYLAMSSGLVPPPNGVAVPWTVPIFINGIMATNSLAGGLLQVVNFLIVLVIWFPFLKFIDRMNLQKEREEEQAATKSAS, via the coding sequence ATGAACCAAACATTATTTGAAAAATTAAGCAAAGTGCTCGTTCCGATCGCAGGAAAGTTGAACAATAGCCGTTATTTGCAAGTGTTGCGCGACGCGTTTATGTTGGCGTTTCCGTTGACGATTTTCGGTTCGATCGCGGTCGTCATCGCCAACTTGCCGTTTTTGGACAAGGTGATGGGTGAAAACAGCCTCAATACGCTCAAAGAGATGCTCGGTGTTGCACCAAATGCAACAATGGGCGTGATGACGATTTTCGTCGTGTTTGGCATTGGCTACTATTTATCGAAAAGTTATGAAGTCGAAGGGATTTTCGGCGGTGCGATCGCTTTAGCTTCTTTTCTCTTGTTGACGCCATTCGTTTTGCAGGTTGAAGGGAAAGAGGCTGTGCAAGGAGTCATCCCACTCGACCGCCTAGGGGCGAAAGGGATGTTTCTTGGCATGATTACCGCATTTGTCGCTGGGGAAATTTACCGGAAGATTGTGCAAAAAAATATTACAATCAAAATGCCGTCCGGGGTGCCGCCGGCGGTTGCGAAGTCGTTTGCGGCGTTGATTCCGGCGGTGGTCACCCTGACCTTCTTCCTCGTCGTCAATATCATTGTAACACAAATTTTTAAAACAAACATGCATGATGTCATTTACAACGCAGTGCAGGCTCCGCTTGTTGGGCTGGGAAGCGGCATTGTTCCAACGCTCATCGCGATTTTTGTCACGCAAATTTTATGGTTTTTTGGCCTCCACGGGCAAATCATCATCAACTCGGTGATGGATCCGATTTGGAACACACTGTCGCTCGAAAACTTAAATGCGTATACGAAAACGGGGGAAGTTCCGCATGTCGTCAGCAAACAGTTCATTGAAATTTACACGGTTGGCATGGGCGGAACGGGAATGACGCTTGCTGTCATTTTTGCCATCTTGCTCTTTATGAAGAGCAAGCAAATGAAGCAGGTGGCCAAGCTCGGGCTCGGACCGGGAATCTTTAACGTCAATGAGCCGATTATTTTCGGTTTGCCGGTCGTGATGAATCCGCTCGTCATCGTCCCGTGGATTTTGGCGCCGATGGTCGTCACGTTGGTGACGTATTTGGCGATGTCCTCAGGCCTTGTGCCGCCGCCCAACGGTGTAGCAGTGCCATGGACGGTGCCGATTTTCATCAACGGCATTATGGCGACGAACTCGCTGGCCGGCGGATTGCTGCAAGTGGTCAACTTCTTGATTGTGCTTGTCATTTGGTTCCCGTTCTTAAAATTCATTGACCGGATGAACTTGCAAAAGGAGAGAGAAGAGGAACAAGCCGCCACGAAAAGCGCATCATAA
- a CDS encoding PTS lactose/cellobiose transporter subunit IIA yields MEKIDVNQLTNEQVAFQLILHSGNARSKIVQAIREYRVGQTREAERLIQEAEQDLSVAHDVHFQLIQKEAGGEETNLTLLLMHAEDHVMSTLAMKEIVKEMLALLKERNL; encoded by the coding sequence ATGGAAAAAATCGATGTCAATCAACTCACCAATGAACAAGTCGCTTTCCAGTTGATTTTGCATAGCGGCAATGCTCGCAGCAAAATCGTCCAAGCCATCCGCGAATATCGGGTGGGCCAAACTAGGGAGGCGGAACGGCTGATCCAAGAAGCAGAACAAGATTTAAGCGTCGCCCACGATGTTCATTTTCAGCTCATTCAAAAAGAAGCGGGCGGAGAAGAAACAAATCTTACGTTGCTTCTTATGCATGCGGAAGACCATGTCATGTCAACGCTGGCGATGAAAGAAATTGTAAAAGAAATGCTTGCGCTGTTGAAAGAACGAAATCTATAA
- a CDS encoding PTS sugar transporter subunit IIB, which produces MKRILLACSSGMSTSLLVTKMQEYAKSIGDEAEIWAVGQDQAKKEMAKADVVLIGPQMSFLKEELQKEAQKYGIQVDVIDMVAYGMADGKKVYEQALKLMEDK; this is translated from the coding sequence ATGAAGCGGATTTTGCTGGCGTGCAGTTCTGGGATGTCGACAAGCTTGTTAGTGACGAAAATGCAGGAGTACGCCAAATCCATCGGTGATGAGGCAGAAATTTGGGCGGTCGGCCAAGATCAGGCGAAAAAAGAGATGGCCAAAGCCGATGTCGTCCTTATTGGTCCACAAATGAGCTTCTTGAAAGAGGAATTGCAAAAAGAAGCGCAAAAATACGGGATTCAAGTCGATGTCATTGACATGGTCGCTTACGGAATGGCGGATGGCAAAAAAGTTTACGAGCAGGCATTAAAATTGATGGAGGACAAGTGA
- a CDS encoding MerR family transcriptional regulator: protein MVAHPQEDHYKYKKVISIGVVSELTGLSQRQIRYYEERKLVFPDRSKGIRKYSFADVEQLMRIANQREEGVSTWEIRQEMTKELRERMLKGQMNAHFRMRS, encoded by the coding sequence ATGGTTGCTCATCCGCAAGAGGATCATTACAAATATAAAAAAGTCATTTCGATCGGTGTCGTCAGCGAACTGACCGGGCTGTCGCAGCGACAAATTCGTTATTACGAGGAACGGAAGCTTGTGTTCCCTGACCGTTCCAAAGGAATTCGCAAATATTCGTTCGCCGATGTGGAACAGTTGATGAGAATCGCCAACCAACGCGAGGAAGGTGTATCAACGTGGGAAATCCGCCAGGAGATGACGAAAGAGCTGCGCGAGCGGATGTTAAAAGGGCAAATGAATGCGCATTTTCGGATGCGTTCTTGA
- a CDS encoding Fur-regulated basic protein FbpA: protein MGTWMRSAVRKKKQFYIERLMQFGLATDRERLEEWTMAELRREYERFHPTHTMEGGRRHGQTSTRTSEAHH, encoded by the coding sequence ATGGGAACTTGGATGCGAAGCGCAGTGCGGAAGAAAAAGCAGTTTTACATCGAACGGCTGATGCAGTTCGGCTTAGCCACTGACCGAGAGCGGCTCGAAGAGTGGACGATGGCCGAACTGCGCCGCGAATATGAGCGATTCCATCCCACCCACACCATGGAAGGAGGACGCCGCCATGGACAAACAAGCACTCGAACTAGCGAAGCGCATCATTGA
- a CDS encoding organic hydroperoxide resistance protein: MQPLYQTSVKAQGGRNGKVVSNDGVLSLDVKMPKELGGPGGATNPEQLFAAGYAACFDSALNLVIRQRKVKVEGTEVTAQVILGKDEADGGFQLAVVLRVHVLGVDRQTAEELVHAAHQVCPYSKAVRGNIDVTLSVEE, translated from the coding sequence ATGCAGCCACTGTATCAGACGTCAGTGAAAGCGCAAGGTGGGCGGAATGGGAAAGTTGTGTCTAACGATGGGGTGCTTTCGTTAGACGTCAAAATGCCGAAAGAACTTGGAGGGCCAGGGGGCGCCACGAATCCTGAACAGTTGTTTGCCGCTGGGTATGCCGCTTGTTTTGACAGCGCATTGAATTTAGTCATCCGCCAAAGAAAGGTGAAGGTGGAAGGAACGGAAGTGACGGCTCAAGTGATTCTTGGAAAAGATGAGGCGGATGGCGGCTTTCAGTTGGCCGTTGTTCTTCGGGTGCACGTTTTGGGGGTCGATCGCCAGACGGCTGAAGAGCTTGTGCATGCAGCCCATCAAGTGTGCCCGTATTCCAAAGCCGTTCGTGGAAATATCGATGTAACGCTTTCTGTTGAAGAATGA
- a CDS encoding MarR family winged helix-turn-helix transcriptional regulator yields the protein MEEGIVSNDHALRLDHQLCFAIYACSRELTKLYRPFLEKIGITYPQYLVLLVLWEQGETTMKELGKRLYLDSGTLTPMLKRMEENGLVQRLRSSEDERVVRVILTEQGEKIKQKAQCIPEEIVKRVGLSNKEWSELLVLLRSLLVRLNDEQHSSWSN from the coding sequence ATGGAGGAAGGAATCGTGTCAAATGATCATGCGCTGCGTTTAGACCATCAGCTTTGTTTTGCCATTTATGCTTGTTCTCGTGAATTGACGAAGTTATATCGTCCTTTTCTTGAAAAAATAGGGATTACATACCCCCAATATCTCGTTTTGCTCGTGTTGTGGGAACAAGGGGAGACGACGATGAAAGAGCTTGGAAAACGATTGTATTTGGATTCCGGCACACTAACGCCAATGTTGAAAAGAATGGAGGAGAATGGTCTCGTTCAACGGTTGAGATCGTCAGAAGACGAACGAGTTGTGCGCGTTATTTTAACAGAACAGGGCGAGAAAATCAAACAAAAGGCACAATGCATACCAGAAGAAATTGTCAAACGAGTGGGGCTTTCCAATAAAGAGTGGAGCGAATTGTTGGTGCTGCTGCGGTCGTTGCTTGTGCGGCTGAATGATGAACAACATTCTTCATGGTCAAATTAA
- a CDS encoding DnaA N-terminal domain-containing protein, which yields MKEHHLWEQVKTKLAQKLSGPSFDTWFASTSATVDEDWLIIECLNEIQCEWLQTRYGELISETVREVFGREMRIFVSVHGERQRIEKRLEQRYGVPMTFRQYITRLERQMEELERRIDHYARIIDELLESRPIH from the coding sequence GTGAAGGAGCATCATCTTTGGGAGCAAGTGAAAACGAAGCTTGCGCAAAAATTGTCCGGCCCGTCATTTGACACTTGGTTTGCTTCGACGTCCGCGACGGTGGATGAGGATTGGCTCATCATCGAATGCCTAAACGAGATTCAATGTGAATGGCTGCAAACAAGATATGGCGAACTCATCAGTGAAACCGTACGCGAAGTGTTTGGCCGCGAGATGCGCATCTTCGTCTCTGTCCACGGCGAGCGGCAGCGAATCGAAAAGCGGCTTGAACAGCGATACGGCGTTCCGATGACCTTCCGTCAATACATCACCCGCCTTGAGCGGCAGATGGAGGAGCTTGAACGGCGCATTGATCACTACGCGCGCATCATCGATGAACTGCTGGAATCCCGTCCGATTCACTGA
- a CDS encoding acyl-CoA thioesterase, which produces MFTTVITPRVSETDGVGHINNTTVPVWFEAGRHEIFKLFTPDLSFKRWRMVIIRMEVDYVNQMYYGQDVTVYTRIERIGNTSLTIYEEIHQNGVVCAKGRAVYVNFNFDTGRPEPIPDDIRAKLREHLWQPGE; this is translated from the coding sequence ATGTTTACTACCGTCATTACGCCGCGCGTGTCGGAGACGGACGGCGTCGGCCATATTAACAATACGACCGTGCCCGTTTGGTTTGAAGCGGGGCGGCATGAAATTTTTAAACTATTTACGCCTGACTTGTCATTCAAACGTTGGCGAATGGTGATCATCCGCATGGAAGTCGATTATGTCAACCAAATGTATTATGGGCAAGATGTGACAGTGTATACCCGCATTGAACGCATCGGCAACACAAGCCTTACGATTTATGAAGAAATTCATCAAAACGGTGTGGTCTGCGCCAAAGGGCGGGCGGTGTACGTCAATTTCAACTTTGACACCGGGAGGCCCGAGCCGATTCCGGATGACATTCGGGCGAAATTGCGCGAACATCTATGGCAGCCAGGTGAGTAG